The Nycticebus coucang isolate mNycCou1 chromosome 2, mNycCou1.pri, whole genome shotgun sequence genome includes a window with the following:
- the VCP gene encoding transitional endoplasmic reticulum ATPase isoform X2, with product MDELQLFRGDTVLLKGKKRREAVCIVLSDDTCSDEKIRMNRVVRNNLRVRLGDVISIQPCPDVKYGKRIHVLPIDDTVEGITGNLFEVYLKPYFLEAYRPIRKGDIFLVRGGMRAVEFKVVETDPSPYCIVAPDTVIHCEGEPIKREDEEESLNEVGYDDIGGCRKQLAQIKEMVELPLRHPALFKAIGVKPPRGILLYGPPGTGKTLIARAVANETGAFFFLINGPEIMSKLAGESESNLRKAFEEAEKNAPAIIFIDELDAIAPKREKTHGEVERRIVSQLLTLMDGLKQRAHVIVMAATNRPNSIDPALRRFGRFDREVDIGIPDATGRLEILQIHTKNMKLADDVDLEQVANETHGHVGADLAALCSEAALQAIRKKMDLIDLEDETIDAEVMNSLAVTMDDFRWALSQSNPSALRETVVEVPQVTWEDIGGLEDVKRELQELVQYPVEHPDKFLKFGMTPSKGVLFYGPPGCGKTLLAKAIANECQANFISIKGPELLTMWFGESEANVREIFDKARQAAPCVLFFDELDSIAKARGGNIGDGGGAADRVINQILTEMDGMSTKKNVFIIGATNRPDIIDPAILRPGRLDQLIYIPLPDEKSRVAILKANLRKSPVAKDVDLEFLAKMTNGFSGADLTEICQRACKLAIRESIESEIRRERERQTNAMEVEEDDPVPEIRRDHFEEAMRFARRSVSDNDIRKYEMFAQTLQQSRGFGSFRFPSGNQGGAGPSQGSGGGTGGSVYTEDNDDDLYG from the exons CATCCAGCCATGCCCTGATGTGAAGTATGGTAAACGTATCCACGTGCTGCCCATTGATGACACAGTGGAAGGCATAACTGGCAATCTGTTTGAGGTGTACCTTAAGCCGTACTTCCTGGAAGCTTATCGACCCATCCGGAAAG GAGACATTTTCCTTGTTCGGGGTGGGATGCGTGCTGTGGAGTTCAAAGTGGTAGAGACAGATCCCAGCCCTTATTGCATTGTTGCTCCAGACACAGTAATCCACTGTGAGGGGGAGCCTATCAAACGAGAG GATGAGGAAGAATCTTTGAATGAAGTAGGATATGATGACATTGGTGGCTGTAGGAAGCAGCTTGCTCAGATAAAGGAGATGGTGGAGCTGCCCCTGAGACATCCTGCCCTCTTTAAAGCAATAGGTGTGAAG cctcctcggGGAATCTTGCTTTATGGACCTCCTGGGACAGGGAAGACTCTGATTGCTCGAGCTGTGGCAAATGAGACTGGAGCCTTTTTCTTCTTGATCAATG GTCCTGAGATAATGAGCAAGTTGGCTGGTGAGTCTGAGAGCAACCTTCGTAAAGCCTTTGAGGAGGCGGAGAAGAATGCACCTGCTATCATCTTCATTGATGAGCTGGATGCCATTGCTCCTAAAAGAGAGAAA ACTCATGGCGAGGTGGAGCGGCGTATTGTATCGCAGTTGTTGACTCTTATGGATGGCCTGAAGCAGAGAGCACATGTGATTGTCATGGCAGCAACCAACAGACCCAATAGCATTGACCCCGCCCTACGACGATTTG GTCGCTTTGATAGGGAGGTAGATATTGGAATCCCTGATGCAACAGGACGCTTGGAAATCCTTCAGATTCATACCAAGAACATGAAGCTGGCAGATGATGTGGACCTGGAACAG GTAGCCAATGAAACTCATGGGCATGTGGGTGCTGATTTAGCAGCCCTCTGCTCAGAGGCTGCTCTGCAGGCCATCCGCAAGAAGATGGATCTCATTGACTTAGAGGATGAGACCATTGATGCTGAGGTCATGAACTCTCTGGCAGTTACTATGGATGACTTCCGG TGGGCCTTGAGCCAGAGTAACCCATCAGCACTTCGGGAAACAGTAGTAGAGGTGCCACAGGTGACCTGGGAAGACATTGGGGGCCTGGAGGATGTCAAACGTGAGCTTCAGGAGCTGGTCCAG TATCCTGTGGAGCACCCAGATAAATTCCTCAAGTTTGGCATGACACCTTCCAAGGGAGTTCTGTTCTATGGACCTCCTGGCTGTGGGAAAACCTTGTTGGCCAAAGCCATTGCTAATGAATGCCAGGCCAACTTTATCTCCATCAAGGGTCCTGAGCTGCTCACTATGTGGTTTGGGGAGTCTGAAGCCAATGTCAGAGAAATCTTCGACAAG GCCCGCCAAGCTGCCCCCTGTGTGCTATTCTTTGATGAGCTGGATTCGATTGCCAAGGCTCGTGGAGGTAACATTGGAGATGGTGGTGGGGCTGCTGACCGAGTCATTAACCAGATCCTGACAGAAATGGATGGCATGTccacaaaaaagaatgtgttcatCATTGGCGCTACCAACCGGCCTGACATAATTGATCCTGCCATCCTAAGACCTGGTCGCCTTGATCAGCTCATATACATCCCACTTCCTGATGAAAAGTCCCGTGTTGCCATCCTAAAGGCCAACCTGCGCAAGTCCCCAGTTGCCAAG GATGTGGATTTGGAGTTCTTGGCTAAGATGACTAATGGTTTCTCTGGAGCTGACCTGACAGAGATTTGCCAACGTGCTTGTAAGCTGGCCATCCGTGAATCCATAGAGAGTGAGATTCGACGAGAACGAGAGAGGCAGACAAACGCCATG GAAGTAGAAGAGGATGATCCAGTGCCTGAGATCCGTCGAGATCACTTTGAGGAAGCCATGCGCTTTGCTCGTCGTTCTGTTAGTGACAATGACATCCGAAAGTATGAGATGTTTGCCCAGACCCTTCAGCAGAGTCGGGGCTTTGGCAGCTTCAG ATTCCCTTCAGGGAACCAGGGTGGAGCTGGCCCTAGTCAGGGCAGTGGAGGTGGCACAGGCGGCAGTGTATACACAGAAGACAATGATGACGACCTCTATGGCTAA